In the genome of Syntrophales bacterium, one region contains:
- a CDS encoding PIG-L family deacetylase gives MIENLKQDRPMNSKIAKSVAVIVAHPDDETLWTGGTILSHPLWQWFIVCLCRGSDIDRAPRFYNALKIFKSEGIMGDLDDGPEQKPLDKKEVELAILDLLPPKCFDLIISHNPTGEYTRHIRHEEVSEAVIKLWHAGKISTNEFWAFAYEDGNKEYYPRPVKSAPLYRTLTKRILRRKYSIITETYGFEKSSFEAETTPKAESFWQFTDPDDAEKWLNNGGVSA, from the coding sequence ATGATAGAGAATCTTAAACAGGACAGGCCTATGAATAGCAAAATTGCAAAGTCAGTGGCTGTGATCGTTGCTCACCCCGATGATGAAACATTATGGACCGGAGGAACAATACTGAGCCATCCGTTATGGCAGTGGTTCATTGTTTGCTTGTGCAGGGGAAGCGATATAGACCGGGCCCCCAGATTTTACAATGCATTAAAAATTTTCAAATCAGAAGGAATCATGGGGGATCTCGACGACGGACCTGAACAGAAACCTTTGGATAAAAAAGAGGTTGAGCTTGCTATACTGGACTTATTACCTCCAAAGTGTTTCGATCTGATAATTTCCCATAATCCAACCGGAGAATACACAAGACATATCCGGCATGAGGAAGTAAGCGAGGCAGTTATTAAACTGTGGCATGCCGGTAAAATTTCTACCAATGAATTTTGGGCCTTTGCTTACGAGGACGGCAATAAGGAATATTATCCCAGACCTGTGAAAAGCGCCCCTCTTTACCGGACACTTACGAAACGGATATTGCGTAGGAAATACAGCATAATTACGGAAACATACGGATTTGAAAAAAGCAGCTTTGAAGCAGAAACAACACCGAAGGCAGAATCATTCTGGCAATTTACTGATCCGGACGATGCTGAAAAATGGCTTAACAATGGAGGGGTTTCAGCATAA